One genomic window of Tetrapisispora phaffii CBS 4417 chromosome 13, complete genome includes the following:
- the TPHA0M01340 gene encoding uncharacterized protein (similar to Saccharomyces cerevisiae YBL028C; ancestral locus Anc_3.313) produces MAKSLRASTHIKAKSVKRKAVFQHVVNAREQRLSEKLKNDLIKQKLEDLKKNEGIEMDAASLIKQEEEKAKAKAQEPEKTVSTSGWREASHHNYKKAQIRKNKKKNKFTRF; encoded by the coding sequence ATGGCCAAATCCTTGCGTGCTAGTACCCACATAAAAGCTAAATCAGTCAAACGTAAGGCTGTTTTCCAACATGTTGTGAATGCCAGAGAACAAAGACTATCAGAgaagttaaaaaatgatctaataaaacaaaaactggaggatttaaagaaaaatgaagGTATTGAAATGGATGCTGCATCTTTGATcaaacaagaagaagaaaaggCTAAAGCAAAAGCTCAAGAACCAGAAAAGACAGTTAGTACTTCAGGTTGGAGAGAAGCTAGTCACCATAACTATAAGAAGGCTCAAATTAGAAAgaataagaagaaaaataagTTTACTAgattctaa
- the TPHA0M01310 gene encoding uncharacterized protein (similar to Saccharomyces cerevisiae YOS9 (YDR057W); ancestral locus Anc_3.306) has protein sequence MIYLIFLLSLINFSEAIITRDDQKFSIHYLPYKSFNENILQNKKIIENGDLIKINSNLCYVPKTKNDPISEFSNSSVTTNFRNYLKDNLRESINIIEKFTEKQQLNNRQCLNYSTGFWSYEFCNGQVINQIHKSVDDFSDHSMVNKLGEVENSLNQFNEKILNYYTVMIGRKNGYYITEFASNGDICDLNGLPRTIEIQYSCGFSTSQESGTPNIQFLTEPKNCNYQIGIAIPELCKLDIFKPNNIDPFDIDDYYLKETNAKESQEIAFENSLVCLQPHDEEQPLKQDSEVVKEVNSQKSVIDLFYNFKPFFIGSGVYFLKHKTIEANMGSRKPDKLLFSGDISKLDSKLETMLPSLIKLDSFFESELFNYEDHDSFKWIGDIVNLQNKVTDTVLISVTYNTFNNRIERTIQRSYNSTISHYTSNFIEFTKFQNEGTEKVNLFANTINKKTINNIEVLEMINRNALISNKFQNFLSQRKDEFSSDFDWSQANNNKNNIVIQNIEESVVDQIQYFNLEEFENLLTEIYWSRNEKKSHNDNDDTEKNSNA, from the coding sequence atgatatatctaatttttttattgtctctgattaatttttcagagGCTATAATTACAAGAGATGACcagaaattttcaatacATTATTTACCTtataaatcatttaatgaGAATATacttcaaaataaaaaaataatcgAAAATGgagatttaattaaaatcaattcaaatttatgtTATGTACcaaaaactaaaaatgaTCCAATTAGtgaattttcaaattcatcaGTAACGACAAATTTTcgaaattatttaaaggaTAATTTAAGGGAAagtattaatataattgaaaaatttactgaaaaacaacaattgaataatagACAATGTTTAAATTACAGCACTGGATTTTGGTCATATGAGTTTTGTAATGGACAAGTaattaatcaaattcatAAAAGTGTGGATGATTTTTCTGATCATTCAATGGTAAATAAATTAGGTGAAGTAGAAAACAGTTTAAATCaattcaatgaaaaaattttaaattactATACAGTTATGATTGGAAGAAAAAATGGTTATTATATTACAGAGTTTGCAAGTAATGGTGATATCTGTGATTTAAATGGTTTACCGAGAACAATCGAAATTCAATACAGTTGTGGATTCTCAACTTCACAGGAAAGTGGTACTCCtaatattcaattcttGACTGAACCAAAAAATTGCAATTATCAAATTGGTATAGCTATTCCAGAACTTTGCAAGTTAGACATTTTTAAACCAAATAATATCGATCCTTTTGATATCGATGATTATTACTTAAAGGAAACTAACGCAAAGGAATCACAAGAAATAGCATTTGAAAATTCATTGGTTTGTTTACAACCACATGATGAAGAACAACCTTTAAAACAAGATTCTGAAGTTGTGAAAGAAGTTAACTCTCAAAAAAGTGTGATTGATCTATTCTATAATTTTAAGCCATTTTTCATTGGTTCTGGAGTTTATTTCTTGAAGcataaaacaattgaagCAAATATGGGGAGTAGGAAACcagataaattattattctctGGGGATATTTCTAAACTAGATTCAAAACTTGAGACTATGCTTCCctctttaattaaattagattcattttttgaatcaGAACTATTTAATTATGAAGATCATGACTCCTTTAAATGGATAGGAGATATTGTAAACTTACAAAATAAAGTCACCGACACAGTACTGATTTCTGTCACTTATAACACTTTTAACAATCGCATCGAAAGAACCATACAACGTTCATATAACAGTACCATTTCCCATTATACATCAAATTTCATTGAGTTTACTAAATTCCAAAACGAAGGAACAGAAAAGGTTAACTTGTTTGCGAATACCATCAAtaagaaaacaattaacAATATCGAAGTTTTAGAGATGATTAACCGTAACGCATTGATAAGTAACAAATTTCAGAATTTTTTGTCTCAGAGAAAAGACGAATTTTCTTCGGATTTTGATTGGAGCCAAGCaaacaataacaaaaacaaCATTGTAATACAAAATATAGAAGAGTCAGTAGTTGATCAAATCCAATATTTTAACcttgaagaatttgaaaatttattgactgaaatttattggagtagaaatgaaaaaaaatcccataatgataatgatgacACAGAGAAGAATTCAAATGCATAG
- the TPHA0M01330 gene encoding 60S ribosomal protein eL19 (similar to Saccharomyces cerevisiae RPL19B (YBL027W) and RPL19A (YBR084C-A); ancestral locus Anc_3.312), whose protein sequence is MANLRTQKRLAASVIGVGKGKVWLDPSEASEIAQANSREAIRRLVKNGTIVKKAVTVHSRSRTRAYAESKRNGRHTGYGKRKGTREARLPSQVVWIRRLRVLRRLLSKYRDAGKIDKHLYHVLYNESKGNAFKHKRALVEHIIQAKANAQRETALKEESDARRMKNRAARERRAQRVAEKREALLKEDA, encoded by the exons AT GGCTAACTTACGTACTCAAAAGAGACTTGCCGCTTCTGTCATCGGTGTTGGTAAGGGAAAGGTTTGGTTGGACCCAAGCGAAGCCTCTGAAATTGCACAAGCCAACTCCAGAGAAGCTATCAGAAGATTAGTTAAGAACGGTACCATCGTCAAGAAGGCTGTCACTGTTCACTCTAGATCTAGAACTAGAGCTTACGCTGAATCTAAGAGAAACGGTCGTCACACTGGTTATGGTAAGAGAAAGGGTACCAGAGAAGCTCGTTTACCATCTCAAGTCGTTTGGATCAGAAGATTACGTGTCTTAAGAAGATTATTGTCCAAATACAGAGATGCTGGTAAGATCGACAAGCATTTATACCACGTCTTATACAACGAATCTAAGGGTAACGCTTTCAAGCATAAGAGAGCTTTAGTTGAACACATTATTCAAGCCAAGGCTAACGCTCAACGTGAAACCGCTTTGAAGGAAGAATCAGACGCTAGAAGAATGAAGAACAGAGCTGCTCGTGAAAGAAGAGCTCAAAGAGTTGCCGAAAAGAGAGAAgctttattaaaagaagacGCTTAA
- the RPG1 gene encoding translation initiation factor eIF3 core subunit a (similar to Saccharomyces cerevisiae RPG1 (YBR079C); ancestral locus Anc_3.303): protein MAPPVLRPENAIKRADDLVSVGESQAALQSLFDFITARRIRFADPAAIEPIVVKFLELGIELKKGKNRSKNALHQFKKLIQGNNDGLLIIGSISRKFITMIEAKIVTEHEKLASATENVDENVDLDVAVTPENLLNSVYLKDSNTVSGFNDEEIATWLRFTWESYRTVLDLVRNNSQLEITYSGVVNRTMQFCLKYNRKNEFKRLAEMLRQHLDAANYQQNKNGTNIVDLSDNETLQRYLEQRFQQVNVSVKLELWHEAYRSIEDVFHLMKISKQTPKAPTLANYYQNMARVFLMSGVHNLHTVAWGKFYSLYSKNPNATESDFKQYSSIILLSAVSNALDTLPVIGYDPQLRLYRLVGLESKPTRKDIMDIATEEDIFIHADEDVKKLYNILEENFDNETVKKELAELLPKLETKPYFKQYIKPLKNVITRKIIVSVSEREASINIDKLYEEITLPAPLNDDYWGLEKSLLQAAVEDYVCIKIDHKSNTVTFASDPFEIISKSEPVVEEEEAEEEEAEEEVDESEIPEGEEEEMEEAQEAEGAKEAEAEPEPVLTRTHYIRRKLNELSVVLEGLDDFKEASYIQKVKTARENLIAETKNAIENIKKANEERIKRAQEQKQKYLASAAERAEEDAEMRQKRMLEERTALEAKLAEENQRRAIEKKKREFLELQKIQVKHFIDTVNEKGEVELTPEETEGLDIVAIKKLVFKKIAKNKTELEQRIDIALQKLDHTERAYRESELPLLAKESEALKNEDSIKFEEIKSKILEGAKADHAAKMEDYDRLVVVGDDFRALRDRLYASYQAKHGKAQAEKLAKLEAAKKARVDEIRKQRYDELVAKRQAEIDSVKRQEQAAKQDQIASKQRELGEAAEQKSRAAASQAAKSLFGRGANDERQAKLDAIAQRQREIEEAAERKAKGSPAASIPATGPADTEKPLTFKEKMRLKREAAGK, encoded by the coding sequence ATGGCTCCACCGGTTTTACGTCCTGAGAACGCTATTAAGAGAGCAGATGACTTGGTCTCTGTTGGTGAAAGCCAAGCTGCTTTACAATCTTTATTCGATTTCATCACAGCTAGAAGAATTAGATTTGCTGATCCGGCTGCAATTGAACCAATTGTTGTCAAGTTCCTAGAACTTGGTATCGAATTGAAAAAAGGTAAAAATAGATCAAAGAATGCTTTACATCAATTCAAAAAGTTAATCCAAGGTAATAATGATGGTTTACTTATCATTGGTTCTATCTCAAGAAAGTTTATTACTATGATTGAAGCTAAAATTGTCACTGAACATGAGAAATTAGCTTCTGCAACTGAAAATGTCGACGAAAATGTGGATTTGGATGTTGCTGTGACTCCAGAAAATTTACTAAACAGTGTCTACTTGAAAGACTCTAACACTGTTTCTGGTTTCAATGATGAGGAAATAGCCACGTGGTTGAGATTCACTTGGGAATCCTACAGAACTGTCTTAGATTTAGTTAGAAATAATTCTCAACTAGAAATTACTTATTCCGGTGTCGTCAACAGAACAATGCAATTCTGTTTGAAATATAACAGAAAGAATGAGTTCAAGAGATTAGCTGAAATGTTACGTCAACATTTAGACGCTGCCAACTACCAACAAAATAAGAACGGTACTAACATTGTCGATTTAAGTGATAACGAAACTTTACAACGTTATTTAGAACAACGTTTTCAACAAGTTAATGTTTCCGTTAAATTGGAATTATGGCACGAAGCTTACAGATCCATTGAAGATGTTTTccatttaatgaaaatttcaaaacaaaCTCCAAAGGCTCCTACTTTAGCTAACTATTACCAAAACATGGCTCGTGTTTTCTTGATGTCAGGTGTTCATAATTTACACACTGTTGCTTGGGGTAAATTCTATTCTTTATATTCCAAGAATCCAAATGCCACAGAATCTGACTTCAAGCAATACTCTTCTATCATCTTATTGTCTGCTGTCTCTAATGCTTTAGATACTTTACCTGTTATTGGTTATGATCCACAATTACGTTTATATCGCTTAGTTGGTTTGGAATCGAAGCCAACTAGAAAGGATATCATGGATATTGCCACtgaagaagatatattcattcatgctgatgaagatgttaagaaattatacaatattttagaagaaaacTTTGACAACGAAACTGTTAAGAAAGAGTTGGCTGAATTATTACCAAAGTTAGAAACTAAACCATActttaaacaatatatcaaaCCATTGAAGAATGTCATTACCAGAAAGATTATCGTTAGTGTATCAGAAAGAGAAGCTTCCATTAATATCgataaattatatgaagAAATTACTCTACCAGCTCCATTGAACGATGATTACTGGGGTCTTGAAAAATCTTTATTACAAGCTGCTGTTGAAGATTATGTTTGCATTAAAATTGACCATAAGAGCAACACCGTGACTTTTGCTAGTGACCCATTCgaaattatttcaaaatctgaACCAGTTGtcgaagaagaagaggctgaagaagaagaagctgaagaagaagttgatGAATCTGAAATCCCAGAAGGTGAAGAAGAGGAAATGGAAGAAGCTCAAGAGGCTGAAGGCGCCAAAGAAGCTGAAGCCGAACCAGAACCAGTCTTAACACGTACACATTACATTCGTAGAAAATTGAATGAATTATCTGTTGTTTTAGAAGGTTTAGATGATTTCAAAGAAGCTTcttatattcaaaaagttAAGACTGCTCGTGAAAACTTGATCGCTGAAACTAAGAATGCTATCGAAAACATCAAAAAGGCCAATGAAGAACGTATTAAGAGAGCTCAAGagcaaaaacaaaaatactTAGCTTCTGCTGCCGAAAGAGCTGAAGAAGACGCCGAGATGAGACAAAAACGTATGTTAGAAGAAAGGACCGCTTTGGAAGCTAAATTAGCCGAAGAAAATCAACGTCGTGctattgaaaagaaaaagcGTGAATTCTTAGAATTACAAAAGATTCAAGTCAAGCATTTCATCGACACAGTTAATGAAAAAGGTGAAGTTGAACTTACTCCAGAAGAGACAGAAGGTTTGGATATAGTTGCAATTAAGAAATTGGTTTTCAAAAAGATTGccaaaaacaaaacagAGTTAGAACAGCGTATTGATATTgctttacaaaaattagaTCACACTGAAAGAGCTTATAGAGAATCCGAACTACCATTATTAGCAAAGGAATCTGAGGCTCTAAAGAATGAAGATTCGATCAAATTCGAAGAAATTAAGTCTAAGATTCTTGAGGGTGCTAAAGCAGATCACGCTGCTAAGATGGAAGATTATGATCGTTTAGTTGTTGTTGGTGATGACTTCAGAGCTTTAAGGGACCGTTTATATGCTTCATATCAAGCTAAGCATGGTAAAGCTCAAGCAGAGAAGTTAGCTAAACTAGAAGCTGCTAAGAAGGCTAGAGTTGATGAAATTCGTAAGCAACGTTATGATGAATTAGTTGCTAAACGCCAAGCTGAAATTGATTCAGTTAAAAGACAAGAGCAAGCAGCCAAGCAAGATCAAATTGCCAGTAAACAAAGAGAACTTGGAGAAGCCGCTGAACAAAAGTCTAGAGCTGCCGCTTCTCAAGCTGCTAAAAGTCTATTTGGTAGAGGTGCTAATGATGAACGTCAAGCTAAATTAGATGCCATTGCTCAAAGACAAAGGGAAATAGAAGAAGCTGCTGAAAGAAAGGCTAAGGGTAGTCCAGCCGCTTCTATTCCAGCTACCGGTCCAGCTGATACTGAGAAACCATTAACTTTCAAAGAAAAGATGAGATTAAAGAGAGAAGCTGCTGGAAAATAA
- the TPHA0M01320 gene encoding uncharacterized protein (similar to Saccharomyces cerevisiae TEC1 (YBR083W); ancestral locus Anc_3.310), translating to MSAAVDVLNRVAEPALDTDKRKHQIDENNNMELVRETKKIKVESEPSTTEIELKKEEINVIDSSDSESKIKENINTASENKQDSPINDENKSDSLQPSDMSTQPISTFREVCDKWSHEVESAFIGALRLILKNGTYKIKLLDKNYGRNELISIYIQYKTKEVRTKKQISSHIQVWKKAILSKMTNDVPLSELEKEVLRLIEHGVQQNEHTVKIFYSVFEEIVDPMSYRNDNIKISKSQSNLSLTNSHLHQNIQGQSNLSNFHNAAPHQYTQMQQQNNGYLYPRAHSISAVPDPSSLYRALPSSQMHAGNNVYLQHLQNTSYPHLNKLRVLSESNIYMPNSMPENTVNNNNIVANSQVHQSHSQNEFTNSYTTNAISADLHRNNSIASQSEDALSIDKNKVQYPKYHSYTNNVIPSQTNSNAYTSQYSSLKLPPVSTMPTYGANNYKKYQYSSGDNSQRSSLGQIQGNVSNTSTTLNQASGMGNGSVSNTLLHQQHNFNTNGLLSYQQSNITQEKPVIPRYSTKSLYTSNVGVPKAQHPMPMPEHVVPNLSAANPTSNSPLSMGISSQQNIPIQQRVNVGTPIRAQPLYLQMQKLSNEVNQPSQVDSQLPNEYIHYK from the coding sequence ATGAGCGCTGCTGTTGATGTTCTGAATCGGGTTGCTGAGCCTGCTTTAGATACagataaaagaaaacatcagattgatgaaaataataatatggAATTGGTAAGAGaaactaaaaaaattaaagtaGAATCAGAACCTTCAACAACTGAAATTGAACTGAAAAAAGAGGAAATTAACGTTATCGATAGTTCCGATAGTGAAAgcaaaataaaagaaaacataaACACTGCATCTGAGAATAAACAAGATTCACCTATAAACGATGAAAATAAGTCAGATAGCTTGCAACCTTCTGATATGTCGACACAACCTATATCTACGTTTAGAGAAGTATGCGATAAATGGTCTCATGAAGTTGAGTCTGCTTTCATTGGTGCCCTAagattaattttaaaaaatggtacctacaaaattaaattgcTAGATAAAAATTATGGTAGAAATGagttaatttcaatttatattcaatacaAAACAAAGGAGGTAAGAAcgaaaaaacaaatatctTCTCATATACAAGTTTGGAAAAAAGCCATTCTTAGTAAGATGACAAATGATGTTCCCTTAAgtgaattagaaaaagaagTCTTAAGATTAATTGAACATGGTGTTCAACAAAATGAACATActgtaaaaatattttactctgtatttgaagaaatcgTCGATCCAATGTCTTACAGAAacgataatattaaaataagtAAAAGTCAATCAAATCTGTCGCTAACAAATAGCCATTTGCATCAAAATATCCAAGGACAATCTAATTTAAGTAATTTTCATAATGCCGCACCTCACCAATACACCCAAATGCAACAACAGAATAATGGATATTTATACCCAAGAGCCCATTCAATATCAGCAGTACCTGATCCAAGTAGTCTATATCGTGCTTTGCCATCATCACAAATGCATGCAGGTAATAATGTTTATTTACAACATCTACAGAACACAAGTTACCCACATCTAAATAAACTGCGGGTATTATCTGagtcaaatatatatatgccTAATTCAATGCCTGAGAATACtgttaataacaataacattGTTGCAAATTCTCAAGTTCACCAGTCGCATTCTCAAAATGAGTTTACAAATTCATATACAACTAATGCAATCTCGGCTGATCTTCATAGAAATAACTCAATAGCTTCTCAATCAGAAGATGCACTTTCCATTGATAAGAACAAGGTTCAATATCCAAAATATCACTCATACACTAATAACGTGATTCCATCACAAACGAACTCTAACGCTTATACAAGTCAATATTCCTCTTTAAAACTTCCTCCAGTATCAACTATGCCAACATATGGTGCTAACAACTACAAAAAGTATCAATATTCCTCTGGTGACAATTCACAACGTTCTAGCCTTGGTCAAATCCAGGGTAATGTAAGTAATACATCAACAACACTTAATCAAGCATCTGGAATGGGTAATGGTTCCGTTAGTAATACTTTGCTTCACCAACAACATAACTTTAATACCAATGGTTTATTATCTTACCaacaatcaaatataaCACAGGAAAAACCAGTGATTCCTAGATATTCAACAAAATCGTTATATACATCTAATGTAGGTGTTCCAAAAGCACAACATCCTATGCCAATGCCGGAACATGTAGTTCCTAATTTATCCGCAGCAAATCCTACTAGCAATTCGCCATTATCCATGGGAATTTCGTCTCAACAGAATATACCAATACAACAACGGGTTAATGTAGGTACACCAATCCGTGCTCAACCGCTTTATCTACAGATGCAAAAGTTATCAAATGAGGTCAATCAACCATCCCAGGTTGATTCGCAACTTCCAAACgaatatatacattataaatga
- the TPHA0M01350 gene encoding uncharacterized protein (similar to Saccharomyces cerevisiae YBL029W; ancestral locus Anc_3.314) — MLNLEDYLFSSQEFYNPTEIDTNTLAFPTKLNGYKSYRYRDNIRSSHLISPIDMIFDNNEVAPLDASLRALPESSSSSSNDTELVNQLQYYNSEDCNSSVTSKTSQGSTNTLNIFDYPQVEPQSPFHTDDLTRSGSKESAYVKQPRQSRYNTTKEVLRSYSKRNDKINKSDLGIQDNIESNHTKRQRQKKVSDSRLSAHGLAEVLQLDSPEEALEREKNILDIFENELHYPLGYKTWVRDTKKEERMELMHELYNRVNCKYPHYNYNISILETIIRRATYYMMQSRLRRERRAKIKNVKDKRTVELV; from the coding sequence atgcTAAATCTTGAAgactatttattttcatctcAAGAATTTTATAACCCAACTGAAATCGATACTAATACTTTGGCTTTCCCAACTAAACTAAATGGCTACAAAAGTTACAGATACAGGGATAACATTCGATCTTCACATCTAATAAGTCCAATTGATATGATATTCGATAACAACGAAGTTGCTCCCTTGGATGCTAGTTTACGTGCATTACCTGAAAGTTCATCTTCTAGTTCAAATGATACTGAACTTGTAAATCAATTGCAGTACTATAATTCAGAAGATTGTAATTCTAGCGTCACAAGTAAAACTTCACAAGGTTCAACTAATACgttgaatatatttgattatcCACAGGTTGAGCCTCAATCCCCATTCCACACAGATGACTTGACGAGATCGGGAAGCAAGGAGTCCGCGTATGTTAAACAGCCAAGACAGAGTCGCTATAACACAACTAAGGAAGTGTTAAGAAGCTACAGTAAAagaaatgataaaattaacaaaagcGACTTAGGTATTCaagataatattgaaagcaATCATACTAAAAGACAACGCCAAAAAAAGGTCTCAGATTCTAGATTGTCAGCTCATGGGTTAGCTGAAGTTTTGCAACTAGACTCCCCTGAAGAAGCTTtagaaagagaaaagaatattttagatATATTCGAAAATGAGTTGCATTATCCTTTAGGCTATAAAACCTGGGTCCGTGAcacaaaaaaagaagaaagaatgGAATTGATGCACgaattatataatagagtcaattgtaaatatcctcattacaattacaatatatcaattCTAGAAACTATAATCAGAAGAGCGACGTATTATATGATGCAAAGTAGACTGAGAAGGGAACGTAGAGCAAAGATAAAAAACGTCAAAGATAAAAGAACTGTCGAATTAGTATGA